One part of the Rutidosis leptorrhynchoides isolate AG116_Rl617_1_P2 chromosome 1, CSIRO_AGI_Rlap_v1, whole genome shotgun sequence genome encodes these proteins:
- the LOC139895969 gene encoding uncharacterized protein — translation MKIEAMKLKLNSGILNKIDKVMANDVFFAKFVSSYAGFQPYRASDHTPAILKLPDVEGHRMYKVVKKLCMLKKPVRKIMWQKGNLHEHVMKLRMELDAAQLSLYLNPFSIDICGNEAHLLQAYNGALLDEERFLKQKAKVEWLRVGDNNSRYSNNVVNSKINKSRIQVVMDVDGNMNDGNEVPNMFVNHYATFLGTATVSTPIHDPDSLFTRKVSNEKDLVMINGLG, via the exons ATGAAGATTGAAGCAATGAAGCTGAAATTGAATTCGGGTATTTTGAATAAGATTGATAAAGTTATGGCCAATGATGTCTTTTTTGCTAAATTTGTTAGCTCGTATGCTGGTTTCCAACCCTATAGGGCATCTGATCACACTCCTGCAATTTTAAAACTCCCTGAT GTGGAGGGACATCGCATGTATAAAGTGGTCAAGAAGCTCTGTATGCTCAAAAAGCCGGTTAGAAAAATTATGTGGCAGAAGGGGAACTTACATGAGCATGTTATGAAACTGCGGATGGAACTGGATGCAGCTCAACTCTCCCTTTATTTAAACCCTTTCTCAATTGACATTTGTGGGAATGAAGCTCATTTGTTACAAGCTTATAACGGCGCTTTATTAGATGAGGAGCGGTTTCTTAAACAAAAGGCAAAAGTGGAATGGTTACGAGTTGGTGATAATAATTCGCGTTATTCCAACAATGTTGTCAATAGTAAAATAAACAAGAGTAGAATTCAGGTTGTTATGGATGTTGATGGTAATATGAATGATGGCAATGAAGTTCCAAATATGTTTGTTAATCATTATGCTACCTTCTTGGGTACTGCAACAGTTTCGACTCCCATCCATGATCCAGATTCATTATTCACAAGAAAGGTCAGTAATGAGAAAGATCTAGTTATGATCAATGGTCTCGGATGA